The proteins below are encoded in one region of Sporosarcina sp. FSL K6-1508:
- a CDS encoding phosphoglycerate kinase, protein MSKKTMKDMQLEGKRVFCRVDFNVPMEDGNVTDDTRIRAAIPTINYMVEQGAKVILASHLGRPKGEVNEEMRLTAAGEKLAELIGKPVTKLDSSIGEDVEKTISTMKNGDIILLENVRFHAGEEKNDAVLAKQFAALADLFVNDAFGAAHRAHASTAGIAEHIPAVSGLLLEKELDILGKALSEPDRPFTAIIGGAKVKDKIGVIDHLLDIVDNLIIGGGLSYTFAKAQGHEIGDSLLEEDKIDLAKSFIEKAKDKGVNLYLPIDVVIADSFSNDAETKNVDIDSIPEGWMGLDIGPKTAELYADVIKESKLIIWNGPMGVFEMEPFAGGTQRVAKAMAETTAYTVIGGGDSAAAVEKFGVADKMDHISTGGGASLEFMEGKDLPGVTALNDN, encoded by the coding sequence GTGTCGAAAAAGACGATGAAGGATATGCAGCTTGAAGGGAAACGGGTTTTTTGCCGGGTGGATTTCAATGTGCCAATGGAAGATGGAAACGTAACGGATGATACGAGAATCCGTGCAGCAATCCCGACCATCAATTATATGGTTGAACAAGGCGCGAAAGTTATTCTAGCAAGTCATTTAGGGCGTCCGAAAGGCGAAGTAAATGAAGAGATGCGGCTGACTGCTGCAGGGGAAAAACTTGCGGAATTGATTGGTAAACCGGTAACAAAGCTCGATTCATCCATTGGAGAAGATGTGGAGAAAACCATTTCGACAATGAAAAACGGCGATATCATTCTTCTTGAAAATGTCAGATTTCATGCTGGAGAAGAAAAGAACGACGCAGTGTTAGCAAAACAATTTGCAGCGCTTGCTGATCTTTTCGTCAATGACGCATTTGGCGCTGCGCACCGAGCGCATGCTTCTACTGCAGGCATTGCAGAACATATCCCGGCTGTATCAGGCCTCTTGCTTGAAAAAGAATTGGACATTCTCGGCAAGGCATTATCAGAACCGGATCGTCCGTTTACAGCGATTATCGGCGGGGCTAAAGTGAAAGACAAAATTGGCGTCATCGATCATCTTCTGGACATAGTGGATAACTTGATTATCGGCGGCGGATTATCGTATACATTTGCCAAAGCACAAGGCCATGAAATAGGAGACTCGCTTCTTGAGGAAGATAAAATCGACCTAGCGAAATCATTTATTGAAAAAGCCAAAGATAAAGGCGTTAATTTGTATTTACCAATCGACGTTGTCATAGCTGATTCGTTTTCAAACGATGCAGAGACAAAGAACGTGGATATCGATTCCATACCAGAAGGTTGGATGGGTCTTGATATTGGACCGAAAACAGCTGAACTTTACGCAGACGTTATTAAAGAGTCGAAATTAATTATTTGGAATGGACCAATGGGTGTGTTTGAAATGGAGCCTTTCGCTGGAGGAACACAACGAGTTGCAAAAGCAATGGCTGAAACAACAGCCTATACGGTCATTGGCGGAGGCGATTCAGCCGCTGCTGTCGAGAAGTTTGGTGTAGCAGACAAAATGGATCACATTTCCACTGGTGGAGGGGCTTCTCTTGAATTCATGGAGGGCAAAGACTTACCGGGAGTCACTGCACTGAACGATAATTGA
- the tpiA gene encoding triose-phosphate isomerase yields MRKRIIAGNWKMYKSLEEAKSFANEVKDKVPFTERVEAVICPPALYLSELVQVTKGSALGIGAQTMHDAKEGAFTGEISPAMLVGIGAGYVVLGHSERRQYFNETDASVNKKVHAAFEYQLTPIVCVGESLEDRESGKTVDLVAGQVKKAFEGISPELAAKAVIAYEPIWAIGTGKTATAQDANEVCGAIRTTIGELYTENVADEIRIQYGGSVKPDNIEELLTMEHIDGALVGGASLEPASFLKLIEAGAHE; encoded by the coding sequence TTGCGAAAACGAATAATTGCAGGTAACTGGAAAATGTACAAGTCTCTTGAAGAAGCAAAAAGTTTTGCGAATGAAGTGAAAGACAAGGTACCGTTCACAGAAAGAGTGGAAGCGGTCATTTGTCCACCAGCTCTATACCTCTCAGAACTTGTACAGGTAACGAAAGGCTCGGCTTTAGGGATCGGTGCACAAACCATGCACGATGCAAAGGAAGGCGCTTTTACGGGTGAAATCAGCCCGGCGATGCTCGTTGGAATTGGCGCTGGCTATGTTGTCCTAGGACATTCAGAACGCCGCCAATACTTTAATGAAACAGATGCATCCGTTAACAAAAAAGTCCACGCTGCATTCGAATACCAATTAACGCCAATCGTCTGTGTGGGAGAATCCCTTGAAGATCGGGAAAGTGGTAAAACAGTCGACTTAGTAGCAGGGCAAGTGAAAAAAGCATTTGAAGGCATCAGCCCTGAATTAGCAGCAAAAGCAGTAATTGCATATGAACCAATCTGGGCTATTGGCACAGGGAAAACGGCAACTGCGCAAGATGCGAATGAAGTATGTGGTGCAATCCGCACAACAATCGGCGAACTGTACACTGAAAACGTGGCAGACGAAATTCGCATTCAGTACGGCGGCAGTGTCAAACCAGATAATATTGAAGAACTTCTCACAATGGAACACATCGACGGCGCGCTTGTCGGCGGCGCAAGTCTAGAACCTGCATCATTTTTGAAATTGATAGAGGCTGGAGCACATGAGTAA
- the gpmI gene encoding 2,3-bisphosphoglycerate-independent phosphoglycerate mutase — MSKSPVALIILDGFGLRDDQLGNAVAQANKPNFDLLWNNFPHSTLTACGEAVGLPEGQMGNSEVGHLNIGAGRIVYQNLTRINKSIREADFFDNETLLRAVAHAKEHGSALHLMGLLSDGGVHSHYEHLFALLRLAKLNGLDKVFVHAFLDGRDVSPQSALDYIEKTEEVMQELGVGKFASISGRYYAMDRDKRWERLEKVYGAIVEGTALTATTPTAGVLASYKQGIHDEFVVPFVIEELGKPVATIEDGDAVVFFNFRPDRAIQLSRTLTDSTFDEFETGTKKYKDLKFVTFTHYSDEIAADVVYNSENLENTLGEVIARNGLTQLRIAETEKYPHVTFFMSGGREDKFEGEERILIASPKVATYDLQPEMSAYQVTESLIEGIEADRYDAIILNFANPDMVGHSGMLEPTIKAIETVDLCLGKIIDALHAKGGSAIVTADHGNADEVTTQDGAPMTAHTTNPVPVIVTKPGIVLHEGGKLADLAPTMLKLLQVEQPAEMTGTPLF, encoded by the coding sequence ATGAGTAAAAGCCCAGTAGCGCTTATCATTCTGGATGGTTTCGGTCTCCGGGATGATCAGCTCGGCAATGCCGTCGCACAGGCAAATAAACCGAATTTCGATCTTCTATGGAACAACTTCCCGCATTCAACGCTGACAGCATGCGGGGAAGCGGTTGGTCTTCCGGAAGGGCAGATGGGGAACTCCGAAGTGGGGCATCTGAATATCGGAGCCGGTCGTATCGTCTATCAGAATTTGACGCGTATTAATAAATCAATCAGAGAAGCGGACTTTTTCGATAATGAAACGCTATTGCGCGCAGTTGCGCATGCGAAAGAACACGGTTCTGCACTGCATCTGATGGGTTTGCTGTCTGATGGCGGTGTACATAGCCACTATGAGCATTTATTCGCATTACTCCGTCTTGCAAAATTGAACGGACTCGACAAAGTGTTCGTTCATGCTTTCTTGGACGGCCGCGATGTAAGTCCGCAATCGGCGCTTGATTATATCGAAAAGACTGAAGAGGTCATGCAAGAACTTGGAGTCGGTAAGTTCGCAAGCATTTCAGGACGTTATTATGCGATGGACCGCGATAAGCGCTGGGAGCGTTTAGAGAAGGTCTATGGTGCAATCGTAGAAGGCACTGCCTTGACGGCGACAACACCGACCGCAGGGGTACTTGCATCGTATAAACAAGGCATTCATGATGAATTCGTAGTGCCTTTCGTGATTGAAGAACTTGGCAAGCCTGTCGCAACGATTGAAGACGGAGATGCAGTTGTATTCTTTAATTTCCGTCCAGACCGTGCAATTCAGCTTTCACGTACCTTAACAGACAGTACGTTTGATGAATTTGAAACAGGAACGAAAAAGTATAAGGACTTAAAATTTGTGACGTTCACACATTATAGCGATGAAATTGCTGCAGATGTTGTCTACAATAGTGAAAACTTGGAAAATACGCTCGGTGAAGTTATCGCCCGCAACGGTTTGACGCAACTTCGTATTGCAGAAACCGAGAAATACCCACATGTCACTTTTTTCATGAGCGGCGGACGAGAAGACAAGTTCGAAGGTGAAGAACGGATCTTGATAGCCTCACCTAAAGTTGCGACGTATGACTTGCAGCCCGAAATGAGTGCTTATCAAGTGACTGAATCACTGATCGAAGGAATTGAAGCTGACCGTTATGATGCCATCATCCTTAACTTTGCCAATCCGGATATGGTTGGACATAGCGGAATGCTGGAACCGACGATTAAAGCGATTGAAACAGTCGATTTATGCTTAGGCAAAATTATTGATGCGCTACATGCGAAAGGCGGTTCAGCAATTGTAACAGCCGATCATGGCAATGCTGACGAAGTAACAACGCAGGATGGCGCACCGATGACGGCGCACACAACAAATCCTGTACCCGTGATTGTTACGAAGCCGGGAATTGTATTGCATGAAGGCGGTAAACTCGCGGACCTGGCACCAACAATGTTAAAATTATTACAAGTAGAACAACCGGCAGAAATGACCGGCACACCATTATTTTAA
- the eno gene encoding phosphopyruvate hydratase, with protein sequence MPIITLIQAREVLDSRGNPTVEVEVFTESGAFGRAIVPSGASTGEYEAVELRDGDQDRYFGKGVLQAVDHVNEVISEELEDAYSVLDQVTIDKALIELDGTSNKGKLGANAILGVSIAVAHAAADYLDIPLYQYLGGINAKQLPVPMMNILNGGEHADNNVDIQEFMVMPVGADSFHEGLRMGAEIFHSLKSVLQAKGLNTSVGDEGGFAPNLASNEEALSIILEAIEKAGYTPGEEVLLAMDVASSEFFNKEDGTYNLAGEGIVKTSAEMVDWYEELCNKYPIISIEDGLDENDWAGHKLLTDRLGKKIQLVGDDLFVTNTEKLARGIEEGIGNSILIKVNQIGTLTETFDAIEMAKRAGYTAVISHRSGESEDTTIADIAVATNAGQIKTGAPSRTDRVAKYNQLLRIEDQLDDTAEYLGVKTFYNLKK encoded by the coding sequence ATGCCAATCATTACACTTATCCAAGCTAGAGAAGTACTTGATTCACGTGGAAATCCAACAGTAGAAGTTGAAGTATTTACAGAAAGTGGTGCATTTGGCCGGGCAATCGTTCCATCTGGCGCTTCGACAGGTGAATACGAAGCAGTTGAATTACGTGATGGCGACCAAGATCGCTACTTCGGCAAGGGTGTCCTTCAAGCGGTTGACCATGTCAATGAAGTTATTTCAGAGGAATTGGAAGATGCGTATTCAGTTCTTGATCAAGTGACGATAGACAAAGCATTGATTGAGCTAGATGGCACTTCTAACAAAGGAAAATTGGGTGCAAATGCAATCCTTGGCGTTTCAATAGCTGTTGCACATGCAGCTGCTGATTATCTTGACATCCCCCTTTATCAATATCTAGGTGGCATTAACGCAAAACAATTACCGGTACCAATGATGAATATTCTAAACGGCGGCGAGCACGCGGATAACAACGTTGATATTCAAGAGTTCATGGTAATGCCAGTCGGTGCTGACTCATTCCACGAAGGCCTGCGCATGGGTGCAGAAATTTTCCATAGCTTGAAGTCTGTTCTACAGGCAAAAGGCTTAAATACATCAGTGGGTGATGAAGGCGGATTCGCTCCGAACTTAGCTTCTAACGAAGAAGCGCTGTCCATTATCCTAGAAGCAATCGAGAAAGCGGGCTACACACCAGGTGAGGAAGTTCTTCTTGCAATGGACGTTGCATCATCTGAGTTTTTCAATAAAGAAGATGGCACGTACAATCTTGCTGGAGAAGGCATCGTGAAAACTTCCGCTGAAATGGTAGACTGGTACGAGGAACTTTGCAATAAATACCCAATCATCTCAATTGAAGATGGTTTGGATGAAAACGACTGGGCGGGTCATAAGCTGTTGACCGACCGCTTAGGTAAAAAAATCCAACTTGTCGGAGATGACTTGTTCGTAACGAACACAGAAAAACTGGCACGCGGCATTGAAGAAGGTATTGGGAACTCAATCCTTATCAAAGTGAACCAAATCGGTACATTGACGGAAACGTTTGATGCGATTGAAATGGCGAAACGCGCTGGCTATACGGCAGTTATTTCTCACCGTTCGGGTGAATCAGAAGATACGACAATTGCTGATATCGCAGTGGCAACAAACGCTGGACAAATTAAAACGGGGGCACCTTCTCGTACGGACCGTGTTGCAAAATACAACCAATTGCTCCGTATCGAAGATCAGCTTGACGACACTGCTGAGTACCTTGGCGTTAAGACGTTTTATAACTTGAAAAAATAA
- the secG gene encoding preprotein translocase subunit SecG, with protein MHTLLMTLLVIVALSLIVVVLLQSGKSAGLSGAISGGAEQLFGKQKARGLDLVLQRVTVVLAVLFIVLAIVIMKV; from the coding sequence ATGCATACTTTGCTGATGACACTGCTCGTTATCGTAGCACTATCATTGATCGTGGTCGTATTATTGCAATCCGGAAAAAGCGCAGGTCTATCAGGTGCCATCTCTGGTGGAGCCGAACAACTTTTTGGAAAACAAAAAGCGCGCGGACTTGACCTTGTACTTCAACGGGTCACAGTTGTACTTGCCGTTTTGTTTATCGTATTGGCGATCGTCATTATGAAAGTATAA
- a CDS encoding alpha/beta hydrolase: MRIAQPKPFFFERGKRAVLLLHGFTGTSADVRMLGRFLEKKGYTTLAPHYKGHGVPPEELIHTGPEEWWEDVLAGYTQLQEAGYDEIAVAGLSLGGVFSLKLGYNKPVKGIVTMCAPMSMKTTELMYEGVLKYAREYKKYEGKSAEDIEKEVMSLRDEKMPSLKDLRSLVYDVRDHIDHTYAPLFVVQGTLDDVIDPDSATVIYDNTESDEKQIKWYEQSGHVITLGPEKVQLHEDILRFLESLDWNV; this comes from the coding sequence ATGAGAATTGCACAACCGAAACCATTCTTTTTCGAAAGAGGGAAGCGTGCAGTTTTACTGCTCCATGGCTTTACTGGAACGTCGGCTGATGTACGGATGTTGGGTCGATTTCTTGAGAAAAAAGGCTATACAACGCTTGCTCCCCATTATAAAGGACATGGTGTTCCACCGGAAGAATTGATACATACAGGTCCTGAAGAATGGTGGGAAGACGTTCTAGCAGGTTATACTCAATTGCAGGAAGCAGGATATGATGAGATTGCCGTCGCCGGATTGTCTCTCGGTGGCGTATTTTCACTTAAATTGGGGTATAACAAACCAGTGAAGGGCATTGTCACTATGTGCGCACCAATGTCGATGAAAACGACCGAACTTATGTATGAAGGTGTCTTGAAATATGCACGGGAGTACAAGAAGTATGAAGGAAAAAGCGCAGAAGATATAGAAAAAGAAGTTATGTCACTCCGCGACGAAAAAATGCCTTCACTCAAAGATCTTCGTTCACTTGTCTATGATGTACGCGATCATATCGATCATACTTATGCACCGCTGTTTGTCGTCCAAGGGACACTCGATGATGTCATCGATCCTGATTCAGCAACTGTCATTTATGACAACACTGAATCCGACGAAAAACAAATCAAATGGTATGAGCAATCAGGGCATGTCATTACACTCGGGCCAGAAAAAGTGCAGCTACATGAAGACATTTTGAGATTTCTTGAATCTCTGGACTGGAACGTGTGA
- the rnr gene encoding ribonuclease R: MQLDNLDQEMQQKLLSLMKEETYKPLTVQEIQEQMGFEQAAEFKELVKMLVDLEQKGQIIRSKTNRYGLPEGMNLLRGKFIGHAKGFGFVAPETEGMDDVFIPPHEVNGAMNGDTVLIRVTNGTAGDRREGSITRVVERKTTRVVGMYQDNKGFGFVVPDDKKLPMDVFIGKGNSLDAVDGHKVVVEITEWPNDAKSATGMVVQILGHKNDPGVDILSIIHKHGIEVDFPPEVLNQANKIPDEVQEKDLFKRRDLREELAITIDGADAKDLDDAISVVKNDNGSYTLSVHISDVSYYVTENSPMGDDAYDRGTSVYLTDRVIPMLPHKLSNGICSLNPGVDRLTLSCKMTIDRNGKVVEHEIFESVIRSKERMTYNEVYKIIEEKDEELSERYAHIVPMVNHMADLAAILKQKREDRGAIDFNFKESKILVDEKGWPTDVVIMERTVSERLIEEFMLAANETVAEHFHWLQVPFIYRIHEDPKAEKLQRFFEFLTNFGVVVKGTGNKVHPKALQEIVESIEGLPEETVISTMLLRSMQQAKYFDESLGHFGLSTEFYTHFTAPIRRYPDLIVHRLIRTYLIEKDVSAQTIAHWGAVLSDIAEHTSERERRAVEAERDTESLKKSQFMLDKIGEEFEGVISSVTNFGLFIELENTIEGLVHVSHMNDDYYRFDDRQMMMIGEHSGKQFRLGDEVTVKVIAVKPEESAIDFEIVGMKQNFRRTRKETPKVIHAKKKDGDNKFGDKSKDKKKSGTYSKKKKFYENVAKKTGSKPKPKKKK, translated from the coding sequence ATGCAATTGGATAATTTAGATCAAGAAATGCAGCAAAAATTGCTGTCTCTTATGAAGGAAGAAACCTATAAGCCGCTAACTGTACAGGAAATCCAAGAACAAATGGGATTTGAGCAGGCGGCGGAGTTCAAAGAACTTGTGAAAATGCTTGTTGACCTTGAGCAGAAAGGGCAGATTATTCGCTCGAAAACGAACCGGTATGGCCTACCAGAGGGCATGAATCTTCTCCGTGGCAAGTTCATCGGGCATGCCAAAGGTTTTGGTTTTGTCGCGCCCGAAACAGAAGGTATGGATGATGTCTTCATTCCGCCACATGAAGTCAATGGAGCGATGAACGGGGATACGGTCCTCATTCGTGTTACAAATGGTACAGCAGGTGACAGACGAGAAGGCTCCATCACACGTGTTGTCGAACGGAAGACGACAAGAGTGGTCGGCATGTACCAAGACAATAAAGGCTTCGGCTTTGTAGTTCCTGATGACAAGAAGTTGCCAATGGATGTGTTCATCGGCAAAGGCAATTCACTGGATGCGGTGGATGGTCATAAGGTTGTTGTTGAAATTACGGAGTGGCCGAATGATGCAAAATCGGCGACAGGTATGGTAGTACAGATTCTTGGTCACAAAAATGATCCAGGCGTGGATATCTTGTCTATCATCCATAAGCATGGAATTGAAGTTGATTTTCCACCGGAGGTACTAAACCAAGCAAATAAAATTCCAGATGAAGTTCAGGAAAAAGATTTGTTCAAACGTCGTGACCTTCGAGAAGAACTGGCAATTACAATTGATGGCGCGGATGCCAAAGACCTTGATGATGCCATTTCAGTAGTGAAAAATGATAATGGTTCTTATACGTTATCTGTCCATATTTCGGATGTCAGCTACTATGTGACGGAAAATTCTCCGATGGGTGATGATGCGTATGACCGTGGCACAAGTGTTTACTTGACAGACAGAGTTATTCCGATGCTGCCACATAAATTATCGAATGGTATTTGTTCACTGAACCCGGGTGTAGATAGACTTACTCTATCGTGTAAAATGACGATAGATCGCAACGGGAAAGTCGTCGAGCATGAAATTTTTGAGAGTGTAATCCGCTCGAAAGAACGTATGACCTATAATGAAGTCTATAAAATCATCGAAGAAAAAGATGAGGAACTGTCGGAAAGATATGCGCATATTGTTCCCATGGTCAATCATATGGCCGACCTTGCGGCCATTTTGAAGCAAAAGAGAGAAGACCGCGGCGCCATTGATTTCAATTTCAAAGAATCGAAAATCCTTGTTGATGAAAAAGGATGGCCGACAGATGTTGTGATTATGGAACGTACAGTGTCAGAACGTCTAATAGAAGAATTTATGCTTGCTGCGAACGAAACGGTTGCAGAACATTTCCACTGGCTTCAAGTGCCGTTCATCTACCGGATTCACGAAGACCCGAAGGCCGAGAAATTACAACGTTTCTTTGAGTTCTTAACTAATTTCGGTGTTGTTGTGAAAGGTACGGGTAATAAAGTACATCCAAAAGCTTTACAGGAAATTGTCGAATCAATCGAAGGACTCCCAGAAGAAACGGTCATTTCTACAATGCTTCTTCGCTCCATGCAACAAGCGAAATATTTCGATGAAAGTCTTGGACACTTTGGATTATCCACAGAGTTTTATACACATTTCACGGCTCCAATCCGCCGCTACCCAGACTTGATTGTCCACCGTTTAATCCGGACATATCTAATCGAGAAAGATGTTTCGGCACAAACAATTGCACATTGGGGTGCGGTATTATCCGATATTGCAGAGCACACATCCGAACGGGAACGCCGTGCTGTTGAAGCAGAACGTGATACAGAATCACTTAAGAAATCACAATTCATGCTCGACAAAATTGGAGAAGAATTCGAGGGAGTAATTTCTTCCGTTACGAACTTCGGTCTATTCATCGAATTGGAAAATACAATCGAAGGTCTTGTTCATGTTAGTCATATGAACGACGATTATTACCGGTTTGACGACAGACAAATGATGATGATCGGTGAACATTCTGGTAAGCAATTCAGGCTCGGCGATGAAGTAACTGTGAAAGTTATCGCTGTGAAACCTGAAGAGTCAGCAATCGATTTTGAAATAGTTGGGATGAAACAGAACTTCCGACGGACACGTAAAGAAACTCCGAAAGTGATTCATGCAAAGAAAAAAGATGGTGACAATAAATTCGGAGACAAATCAAAAGATAAAAAGAAAAGCGGGACATATAGCAAAAAGAAAAAGTTTTATGAAAATGTAGCTAAAAAAACGGGTAGTAAACCTAAACCTAAAAAGAAAAAGTAA
- the smpB gene encoding SsrA-binding protein SmpB has protein sequence MAKGQGKVVAVNKKANHDFAIEETIEAGIVLQGTEIKAIRNSKVQLRDAFVRIRNNEAWISNMHISPYDHGNQFNHDPLRSRKLLLHKKQISTLLGRTKEQGFAIVPIKMYLKDGFAKVLIGVGKGKKDYDKRQDLKKKDAKREIDRALRDRQKY, from the coding sequence ATGGCGAAAGGCCAAGGGAAGGTAGTCGCTGTTAACAAAAAGGCGAATCATGATTTTGCAATAGAAGAAACAATCGAAGCAGGCATTGTCCTGCAAGGTACGGAAATCAAAGCAATTCGTAATAGTAAAGTCCAACTGAGGGATGCGTTTGTAAGAATCCGCAATAACGAAGCATGGATTTCCAATATGCATATTAGTCCATACGATCATGGCAACCAGTTTAATCATGATCCGTTGCGTTCTAGAAAACTACTTCTCCATAAGAAGCAGATTAGCACATTACTTGGACGGACGAAAGAACAGGGTTTCGCGATTGTTCCAATTAAGATGTATTTAAAAGATGGCTTCGCGAAAGTGTTGATCGGCGTCGGTAAAGGGAAGAAAGATTACGATAAACGCCAAGATCTTAAGAAGAAAGATGCGAAACGTGAAATCGACCGTGCACTTAGAGATAGACAAAAGTATTGA
- a CDS encoding site-specific integrase, translating to MAKKKVSPIKSYTLKNGETRYEFPAYLGVDPLTGKQKRTLKRGFKKRKEAELALARIKLAVANGTYQQERAETYQEIYDLWVQQYEKTIEESTFVKTTGIFRNHILPAMGAYKIEKIHVDVCQKHVDEWAAKLKKFRMVKAYASKVLDFAIKRGYIQTNPFAHVDMPATASKKAIVNDDDEAENFYTREQLIEFLSCLEQESNYKAYALFRLLAFSGMRKGEALALTWNDLDFTTNELRINKALSRGKDNRLYLKSTKTGAARTIKMDDKTMAILKVWKKEQKKNYLILGFNTLQPKQLVFSNEHNEYMQPTKTRKWIVHVQGKYNLGSITTHGLRHTHCSLLFEAGASLKEVQDRLGHTDVQTTMNIYAHVTKKAKEEAILKFASYIEM from the coding sequence ATGGCAAAGAAAAAGGTATCACCTATTAAAAGCTATACGTTAAAAAATGGTGAGACACGATACGAGTTTCCAGCTTATTTGGGTGTGGATCCACTAACCGGTAAACAGAAGCGTACATTGAAGCGTGGCTTTAAAAAACGTAAGGAGGCGGAATTAGCATTAGCTCGTATTAAGCTAGCTGTTGCAAACGGTACGTACCAACAAGAACGTGCTGAAACGTATCAAGAAATTTACGACTTATGGGTTCAGCAATATGAAAAGACTATTGAGGAAAGTACATTTGTAAAAACAACAGGCATTTTCAGAAATCATATTCTTCCTGCAATGGGTGCTTATAAAATTGAAAAGATACATGTTGATGTATGTCAGAAGCATGTGGATGAATGGGCGGCGAAGTTAAAGAAGTTCCGCATGGTAAAAGCGTATGCTTCGAAGGTATTAGACTTTGCGATTAAACGTGGCTATATCCAAACCAATCCGTTTGCACACGTAGATATGCCCGCCACCGCCTCTAAGAAGGCTATTGTAAATGATGACGATGAGGCGGAGAACTTCTACACTCGTGAGCAGCTTATTGAGTTCCTATCATGCTTGGAACAAGAAAGTAACTACAAAGCGTATGCTCTCTTCCGATTATTAGCGTTCAGTGGTATGCGTAAAGGTGAAGCACTCGCTCTTACATGGAATGACTTAGACTTCACAACAAACGAGCTACGCATTAATAAGGCCCTTTCACGAGGTAAAGATAATCGTCTCTATTTGAAATCTACGAAAACAGGTGCTGCACGTACAATCAAAATGGACGACAAGACAATGGCCATTTTAAAAGTGTGGAAGAAAGAGCAGAAGAAAAATTATTTAATACTGGGCTTTAATACGTTGCAACCAAAGCAACTTGTATTTAGCAATGAGCACAACGAATACATGCAGCCTACCAAAACTCGTAAGTGGATAGTGCATGTACAGGGTAAGTACAATCTAGGTTCAATCACAACACATGGTTTACGTCATACACATTGTTCGTTGTTATTTGAGGCGGGTGCCAGTTTGAAGGAAGTACAAGATCGTTTAGGACATACTGATGTACAAACGACGATGAACATCTACGCACACGTTACGAAGAAGGCGAAAGAAGAAGCGATACTGAAGTTTGCAAGCTATATTGAAATGTAG
- a CDS encoding helix-turn-helix domain-containing protein: MITINTELGLAIKGVRNDKGLTLSDLSELSGISKPYLSQIESGKRQPSTEILKKLAIALEIHYFDLLRLAGHNELVELYNAKQSKYNSLNAGESTAMNQLKSRLNAFEQATDLKQLLEHTLLTLKVENIKPYYNGHLLTKRDCERILAMLDILLPQYQSLGDDFKV, from the coding sequence TTGATTACTATCAATACAGAATTAGGACTTGCCATTAAAGGAGTAAGAAACGATAAAGGACTTACTTTAAGTGACTTATCTGAGTTATCAGGAATATCAAAACCCTATTTATCACAAATTGAATCTGGTAAAAGACAACCATCTACAGAAATATTAAAGAAGCTAGCAATAGCATTAGAAATCCATTATTTCGACTTACTAAGACTAGCAGGTCACAATGAATTAGTTGAATTGTATAATGCAAAACAATCAAAATATAACTCCTTAAATGCAGGGGAATCGACAGCTATGAATCAATTAAAATCTCGACTAAATGCTTTTGAACAAGCAACAGATTTAAAACAGTTATTAGAACATACTCTTTTAACTTTAAAAGTAGAAAATATTAAGCCTTACTACAATGGTCACTTATTAACAAAGAGAGACTGTGAGAGAATTTTAGCTATGCTAGATATTCTCTTACCACAATATCAGTCTCTTGGTGATGATTTTAAAGTTTAA
- a CDS encoding DNA-binding protein translates to MRIELDMPQGLEEQIKTVVLMATKQAMEQHQKVLFAKDWMSIKEGASYAGVSVNTFNKFRKIGLKICELDGVKRVSRKEINEFLESYSQ, encoded by the coding sequence TTGAGAATCGAACTAGATATGCCACAAGGATTAGAAGAGCAAATAAAAACTGTTGTTCTCATGGCAACTAAACAGGCAATGGAACAACATCAAAAAGTATTATTTGCAAAGGACTGGATGAGTATTAAAGAGGGAGCTAGTTATGCTGGTGTTTCGGTTAATACATTCAATAAATTCAGGAAAATTGGACTTAAAATTTGCGAATTAGACGGAGTTAAACGTGTATCACGTAAAGAGATTAATGAATTTTTAGAGAGTTATAGTCAATAA